A segment of the Streptomyces sp. L2 genome:
CCCCGGCCGTGGGCCAGGGCTCGGGGTAGAAGCGCAGGAAGCGGCCGACGGCGTGGACGGCGTACCGGTTGAGCGTGTCGTACGGCCCGAAGTCGACGTATCCCTTGATCCGGTACAGCCCCTCGGGACGGCTGTCCAGGAACCGGATCAGTGCGCGCGGGTCCATCGGCGCCCCGGAGGTGAAGGACAGGCTGTCGTAGCCGGTGTGGAGATGGCCGGCGGTCTCGTCCTCGGATCCGCCGTGCTCGTGCAGGTCGTCGAAGGACAGCTGGCCGACGCGTTCCTCGCTCGGCCTGCAGTCGAAGAGGAACTCGGGGGCGACGCGGCCGTAGGTGGCGGGGACGACGGCGGCGCGGTCGGTGAGCGTACGGACGAGACCGAGGACGCGGTCGGTGTCCGCGGCCCGGTCCAGCTTGTTGACCACCACCACGTCGGCGAGGGCGAGATGCCGGTCGATCTCGGGGTGCCGCGCGCGCGTGTCGTCGAACTCGGCCGCGTCGACGACCTCGACGAGACCGCCGTAGACGATGCCCGGGTGCTCGCTGGCCAGCACCATCCGGACGAGTTCCTGCGGTTCGGCGAGTCCGCTGGCCTCGATGACGATGACGTCGATCCCGGTGCCGGGCGCGGCGAGCCGGTCGAGGTAGCCGTCGAGTTCACCGGCGTCCACCGCGCAGCACAGGCAGCCGTTGCCGAGCGAGACGGTCGAGTCGCCCAGGGCGCCGGCCACGGCCATCGCGTCGATCTCGATGGCCCCGAAGTCGTTGACGATCGCCCCGATCCGGCTGCCCCCGCTGCGGTGCAGCAGGTGGTTGAGGAGCGTGGTCTTCCCGGAACCCAGGAATCCGGCGAGCACGACGACGGGGATCTGCTGCGGACTGTTCGCCAAGGGGGCGGGCCTCTCTGGGAGGGTGGGCGGACGGACAGCCGGACGGCCGGGACCAGCATAGGAGCGGGCGCCCCCGGTCCCGCCCGGGGCGCTCACCCACGCGTATCCGGCGGTCCGGCGACGTGGGAGACGGCCGCTACGGTGAGGCCCATGCGCGATCACGAACCCGTTGCCGGTCGCCCCGGGCGGAGGCTGACCACCAGGGAGACGGCCGAGCTGCTCGGTGTGAAGCCGGAGACGGTGTACGCCTATGTGAGCCGCGGGCTGCTCGGCAGCAGGCGCGAACCCGGCGGGCGGGCCAGCACCTTCGACGTACGGGAGGTCGAGGCGCTCGCCCGGCGCAACCGGCGCGACGCCGCGGGGACCCCCGGTTCTGGCGGCGAGTTGTCCGTCCGGACGCGTCTCACGCTGATCGACGGTGACCGGTACTACTTCCGTGGTGTCGACGCCACGGAACTGGCCGTACGTCACTCCTACGAGGAGGTCGCGGAGTGGCTCTGGACGGGCCGGCCGGCCCCCGGCGCGACGTTCACCGCGCCCGGCACCACGGTCGCGCTCGCCCGGCACGCGGTGGACGCCCTGCCCGAGCACACCTCGCCCACCGACCGGCTCCGGGTCGCGACGATCGCCGCTGCGGCCGAGGACCCCCTGCGTTTCGACCTGTCGGAGGAGGCTGTGCTGAACACCGCGCGGGTCCTCATCCCGACCCTGGTCGCGGCGCTGCCGCCGGCCCGGCCGGGCCACCGGGACGAGGGCTCCCTGGCCCGCCGCCTGTGGGGGCGCCTGAGCGGGCGGCCCGTCGACGAGGACTGCCTGCGCGTCCTGGACACCGCCCTCGGCCTGCTCACCGATCACGACCTGGCGGCCTCCACGCTCGCGGTGCGGGTCGCGGCGTCGGCCCGCGCGCACGCGTACGCGGCCGTGTCGGCCGGGCTCGGCGTGCTGGAGGGCCCTCTGCACGGCGCCTCCAGCGGTCTGGCCCACCGGCTGCTGCTGGACGTCCTCGACCGGGGCACGGCCGTTCCGGTGATCGCGGACGAGCTCCGTGCCGGGCGCCGCATCCCCGGGCTCGGCCACCGGCTCTACACCGGGGAGGATCCCCGCGCGCGCGTGCTGTTCGGCCTCCTGGAGCAGGTCCCGCGCGCGGAGCCCGCCCTGCTGGCAGCTCGCGACATCGTCGCCACCACCGCCCGGCACACCCCGCTGCACGCCAACGTGGACCTGGCGCTCGCCGTGTTCACCGTTTCCTGCGGCATGCCCGCCTCGGCGGGCGAGACGATCTTCGCCGTGGCCCGTACGGCGGGCTGGATCGCCCATGCCCTGGAGGAGTACGGCGAGCGGCCCCTGCGCATGCGTCCCAGCGGCCACTACGTCGGCCCGCGCCCGCCGCAGCCCCTGCCGTACCAGGCCCCGCACTGAGGGCGGCGCCGGTGAGACACGACCGCGGCCGGAAGTCACCGCGCCCCGGGGCAGGTTAGGCTCGCCTGTGTGAGTAGGTGTACGACCGTCTCCCGGAGCCTTGACGAGCCCGTTTCCGGCACGGCGGCCACGGCGGCGACGTGGCTGCTCCTCGAACAGCCGGGACCCTGGGGTGCCAAGGCGCTCACTTCGAGCCATCTCGACCCCGCGCTGGGCCGGGCGCTGGAGGCCGCCGCCGAGGGGACGGGCGTACGCGTCGCGCTCGTCCGGCGCCCCGGCCGTCACGCCGACCCCGGCCGGCCCTCCGTCCGGCACGTGTACGCGGCGCACTGCGTCCCCGGGAACGTCTGGCTGCACAGCGCCACCACCCGTGACCCGTACGCCCTGCTCGACCTGGACCTCGCGGGGCTCGGCGCGGGTGACCCGCGTTCCTTCGGCACGGTCCTCGGCGGCCGGCGGCACCCGGACGGTCCCCTCGCACTCGTGTGCACCAACGGCAAGCGGGACCGCTGCTGCGCCCTGCTGGGCCGGCCGCTCGCCGACGAGCTGTCCACGTCCGGCGCGCACGACGTGTGGGAGGTCACCCATCTGGGCGGTCACCGGTTCGCGCCGACGGTGCTCGTGCTGCCGTACGGCTACGCGTACGGCCGCGCCGACGTCCGCACGGTCGAGGCGGCGCTGCGCGGCGCGCTGGAGGGCCGCGTGGTCCTCGACGGGTGCCGGGGCTGCTCCGCGTGGGAACGACCCGGCCAGGCGGCCGAGCTGGCGGTCCGCTCGACGGCGCGCGAGGACGCTGCCGGTGCGCTGAGTGTCGTACGGACCGAGGGCGGCGCACCGCGCTGGCAGGTCACCGTCGCCCACGCCGACGGCCGCCGCTGGCGGGTCACCGTCGTCCAGGGCGCGTCCCTGCCGCCGCGCCCGGAGAGCTGCGGGGCGGCGGTCCTCGGGACACCGGCGCGGATGGACGTGGTGGCCGTCCGGGAGGTACGGCCGACGGCTCTGGCGAGCTGACTGCTGGAGGGCTCCGGGCCGGTACACGTACCGTCTTGGGTATGAGCCCCAGTCCCCCCGCCCGCCGTCTGCGCCTCGGGCTGCCCCGCCGGGTCTTCTCCCAGGTGCTGCTGATGCAGCTGACGATCGCCGCGGGAGTCGCCGTGCTCGCGACCGGCCTGTTCCTGGCGCCGCTGAGCAAGCAGCTCGACCAGGAGGCCGAGCACCGGGCGCTGGCCATCGCGCAGACCACGGCGCAGGACCCGCAGATCGCCGAGGGCGTGCTGACCACGCCGCCGACCGCGAGCGGGCCGGTGCAGAAGGAGGCCGAACGGATCCG
Coding sequences within it:
- a CDS encoding citrate synthase; translation: MRDHEPVAGRPGRRLTTRETAELLGVKPETVYAYVSRGLLGSRREPGGRASTFDVREVEALARRNRRDAAGTPGSGGELSVRTRLTLIDGDRYYFRGVDATELAVRHSYEEVAEWLWTGRPAPGATFTAPGTTVALARHAVDALPEHTSPTDRLRVATIAAAAEDPLRFDLSEEAVLNTARVLIPTLVAALPPARPGHRDEGSLARRLWGRLSGRPVDEDCLRVLDTALGLLTDHDLAASTLAVRVAASARAHAYAAVSAGLGVLEGPLHGASSGLAHRLLLDVLDRGTAVPVIADELRAGRRIPGLGHRLYTGEDPRARVLFGLLEQVPRAEPALLAARDIVATTARHTPLHANVDLALAVFTVSCGMPASAGETIFAVARTAGWIAHALEEYGERPLRMRPSGHYVGPRPPQPLPYQAPH
- a CDS encoding sucrase ferredoxin; its protein translation is MSRCTTVSRSLDEPVSGTAATAATWLLLEQPGPWGAKALTSSHLDPALGRALEAAAEGTGVRVALVRRPGRHADPGRPSVRHVYAAHCVPGNVWLHSATTRDPYALLDLDLAGLGAGDPRSFGTVLGGRRHPDGPLALVCTNGKRDRCCALLGRPLADELSTSGAHDVWEVTHLGGHRFAPTVLVLPYGYAYGRADVRTVEAALRGALEGRVVLDGCRGCSAWERPGQAAELAVRSTAREDAAGALSVVRTEGGAPRWQVTVAHADGRRWRVTVVQGASLPPRPESCGAAVLGTPARMDVVAVREVRPTALAS
- a CDS encoding GTP-binding protein, with protein sequence MANSPQQIPVVVLAGFLGSGKTTLLNHLLHRSGGSRIGAIVNDFGAIEIDAMAVAGALGDSTVSLGNGCLCCAVDAGELDGYLDRLAAPGTGIDVIVIEASGLAEPQELVRMVLASEHPGIVYGGLVEVVDAAEFDDTRARHPEIDRHLALADVVVVNKLDRAADTDRVLGLVRTLTDRAAVVPATYGRVAPEFLFDCRPSEERVGQLSFDDLHEHGGSEDETAGHLHTGYDSLSFTSGAPMDPRALIRFLDSRPEGLYRIKGYVDFGPYDTLNRYAVHAVGRFLRFYPEPWPTAGARLTQLVLIGAGIDADALRNELQECVQDAPHADEQGMWGVLRYVPGTEEEPGPEPYDS